The following are encoded together in the Capsulimonas corticalis genome:
- a CDS encoding SPFH domain-containing protein, whose product MGFGLMAVGVLLMAGPLFVPTFSHNLAAQAALGIVGLVLFLLGLGITIVTSLYRKTSADQAFVMTGAGGSKVVLDGGALVIPVMHRITEVNLRTMKLGVNPRGANALITKDNLRSNILAQFYIRVQADREHILNAARSLGVNSVDAENVEQLVSEKLVSALRAIASQMELFEIHTKRDEFAERVKEHVKSDLEANGLLLESVTISELDQTDPGELSDNNVFDAQGKKKITEITAAAMVERNNLEREAERARKIQDVATRQKILELERQQAEAEAGQRTEIAKIQAEKSREAQEAVIAQERSVEIARIEKDTALQAAEIERQKTVETARVGQEKTVQAATIAREQELQRAGVERDQAVELAQRIKQIAIANKETERATAEEGALVAQAAQEKARQQVLTVTQIAEADRDASKKLIAARQEIERDKIKQQTEAEVAAFTRVTVAQAEQDAATKQAAAKLQLAQADAQAKEQVARGDKAQQMVAVEVSRENVSVEQAKVDVERKQLENRQEFAEAGIRLEVEKLRIQADKEVQQEFARALGQFLSKGNMTLYGTPETAQKMMDNMAKGFGIRAMADGFLGGANPVNGANGHTPNGNGASPVDNLIGSLGKLVGPVVEKLTGQPLDNEAQADAIAKALAGNPAALKAIADALATPEAAPAPKPSEPIVVKSVAANGAVSEKPAVIVTSAGTDAK is encoded by the coding sequence ATGGGGTTTGGATTGATGGCGGTGGGAGTCCTGCTGATGGCGGGGCCGCTGTTTGTACCGACATTTTCACACAATCTAGCGGCGCAAGCCGCACTCGGGATCGTTGGATTGGTTCTGTTTCTTTTAGGATTGGGAATCACGATTGTGACCTCCCTTTACCGCAAGACATCGGCCGATCAAGCCTTCGTCATGACCGGCGCGGGCGGTTCGAAGGTTGTTTTGGACGGCGGCGCGCTGGTGATTCCCGTAATGCACCGCATCACGGAAGTCAACCTGCGGACGATGAAGCTGGGAGTTAACCCGCGCGGCGCGAATGCGCTGATTACCAAGGATAACCTGCGGTCGAATATTCTGGCGCAGTTTTATATCCGGGTGCAGGCGGATCGCGAGCATATTCTGAACGCCGCCCGCTCACTGGGCGTCAACTCCGTGGACGCTGAGAACGTCGAGCAATTGGTCAGTGAGAAGCTGGTCTCGGCGCTGCGCGCCATTGCCTCGCAGATGGAGCTGTTCGAGATTCATACCAAGCGCGACGAGTTCGCCGAGCGCGTCAAAGAGCACGTCAAGTCGGACTTGGAAGCGAACGGCTTGCTTTTAGAAAGCGTGACGATCTCTGAACTGGACCAGACCGATCCGGGCGAGCTGTCGGACAACAACGTCTTTGACGCGCAGGGTAAGAAGAAGATCACCGAAATCACGGCGGCCGCCATGGTCGAGCGCAACAACTTAGAGCGCGAGGCGGAGCGGGCGCGTAAGATCCAGGACGTCGCGACGCGTCAGAAGATCCTGGAGCTGGAGCGCCAGCAGGCCGAGGCCGAGGCGGGACAGCGTACGGAGATTGCGAAGATTCAGGCGGAGAAGTCCCGCGAAGCGCAGGAAGCCGTGATCGCGCAGGAGAGGTCGGTCGAGATCGCCCGTATCGAGAAGGATACGGCGCTCCAGGCGGCGGAAATCGAGCGGCAGAAGACGGTCGAGACGGCCCGTGTCGGTCAGGAAAAGACGGTCCAGGCGGCGACCATTGCCCGCGAGCAGGAACTGCAGCGCGCAGGCGTCGAGCGCGATCAGGCGGTGGAGCTCGCGCAGCGGATCAAGCAGATCGCGATCGCGAATAAGGAAACCGAGCGGGCGACCGCCGAAGAGGGCGCCCTCGTGGCGCAGGCCGCGCAGGAAAAGGCGCGCCAGCAAGTCCTGACCGTCACGCAGATCGCGGAAGCCGACCGCGACGCCAGCAAGAAGCTGATCGCCGCGCGTCAGGAAATCGAGCGCGACAAGATCAAACAGCAGACCGAAGCCGAAGTGGCGGCTTTCACCCGAGTGACGGTGGCGCAGGCCGAACAGGACGCCGCGACCAAGCAGGCCGCCGCCAAACTCCAATTGGCGCAGGCGGACGCGCAGGCCAAAGAGCAGGTGGCGCGCGGCGACAAGGCCCAGCAGATGGTTGCGGTCGAAGTTTCGCGGGAAAACGTCAGCGTCGAGCAGGCGAAGGTCGATGTCGAGCGCAAGCAGCTGGAAAACCGGCAGGAGTTCGCCGAAGCCGGTATCCGATTGGAAGTCGAGAAACTGCGTATTCAGGCCGACAAAGAGGTGCAGCAGGAGTTCGCCCGGGCGCTGGGCCAGTTCCTCTCCAAGGGCAACATGACGCTGTACGGCACGCCCGAAACGGCGCAGAAGATGATGGACAACATGGCGAAGGGCTTCGGGATCCGCGCCATGGCCGACGGCTTCCTCGGCGGCGCCAATCCAGTGAACGGCGCCAACGGCCACACCCCGAACGGCAACGGCGCGAGCCCCGTCGATAATCTGATCGGCAGCCTCGGCAAGCTCGTCGGCCCCGTGGTCGAAAAGCTCACCGGCCAGCCGCTCGACAACGAAGCCCAGGCCGACGCCATCGCGAAGGCCCTCGCCGGCAACCCCGCCGCGCTCAAAGCCATCGCCGACGCGCTCGCGACGCCTGAAGCGGCTCCCGCGCCCAAGCCCTCGGAGCCGATTGTCGTGAAGTCCGTCGCGGCTAACGGCGCCGTCAGCGAAAAGCCGGCGGTGATTGTTACTTCGGCGGGGACGGACGCGAAGTAA
- a CDS encoding DUF2917 domain-containing protein, whose translation MKAQTLNVDRVPAPIRTDTDLSPRETDEISLISGGLFRMDVRRAGAAILCLQGDCWITQEGDAGDYRLITGETFRVSRRGRVIVQAMRGGAQVRVA comes from the coding sequence ATGAAAGCGCAAACTCTCAATGTCGATCGAGTGCCCGCTCCTATCCGAACCGACACGGATCTATCGCCCAGGGAGACGGATGAGATTTCGTTGATTTCCGGCGGCCTGTTCCGAATGGACGTCCGCCGCGCCGGCGCCGCAATCCTTTGCCTTCAAGGCGACTGCTGGATTACTCAAGAAGGAGACGCCGGGGATTACCGGCTGATTACTGGGGAGACGTTTCGCGTATCGCGCCGTGGACGGGTAATCGTCCAGGCGATGCGCGGCGGGGCGCAGGTACGAGTGGCTTAA
- a CDS encoding OB-fold-containig protein yields MNGNELAQWYYLIYLIPGGTALFLLMASSAGGGRHHKGGGARHHSGGGPRASHSGARHGGGPKHQGAKASAKGGAKVVNSQPTIGEQVLGFFGVGRVPGPFVWGSLLLGWGLFGFWGTQYFEEKLHNPALFALPALAVACTGALVTAKITGEAGARLMPQTESFATDTIDLCGQIGTAAFPVDETRGRVHVYDAHGTMHDCTARIAPGHSPLARGSRVLVVDYDEKKGQLVVEEAP; encoded by the coding sequence ATGAATGGCAATGAGTTAGCGCAGTGGTATTACTTGATTTATTTGATCCCGGGAGGAACGGCGCTGTTCCTTCTGATGGCGTCCTCGGCCGGCGGCGGCCGGCATCACAAGGGCGGAGGCGCCCGGCATCATAGCGGCGGCGGTCCTCGGGCGTCGCACAGCGGCGCGCGCCATGGCGGCGGGCCGAAGCATCAGGGCGCGAAGGCGTCGGCGAAGGGCGGCGCGAAAGTCGTGAACTCCCAGCCGACGATCGGCGAGCAGGTCCTGGGCTTCTTCGGGGTCGGGCGCGTGCCGGGGCCATTCGTTTGGGGCAGCCTGCTGCTGGGATGGGGACTGTTCGGATTTTGGGGGACACAGTATTTCGAGGAGAAGCTGCATAACCCCGCGCTGTTCGCCCTCCCCGCGCTGGCGGTCGCCTGCACGGGAGCGCTTGTCACCGCGAAGATCACCGGGGAAGCCGGCGCGCGTTTGATGCCGCAAACCGAGAGTTTTGCGACCGACACCATCGACCTCTGCGGCCAGATCGGAACGGCGGCGTTCCCCGTGGACGAAACCCGAGGCCGCGTGCATGTCTACGACGCGCACGGCACAATGCACGACTGCACCGCGCGCATCGCGCCGGGACATTCGCCGCTAGCGCGCGGCAGCCGCGTGCTGGTGGTGGATTATGATGAGAAGAAGGGGCAATTGGTGGTGGAGGAAGCGCCGTAG
- a CDS encoding MGH1-like glycoside hydrolase domain-containing protein, translating into MSSAVCGRGEPAPSAAPDPVVRAPVLTFQDRMAQSTLGDAYQNALDNLLRINTVPDTEKAHNKAGMMTGDPGMFVRAGGGYNEPWTRDASLNSWNAASLLEPVAARNTLWAVCERHPDGTVTIQQDNQWWDKVIWITGAWSHYTVTGDREFLASAYQVTQDELARMERDHYSKEFGLFQGPAFFTDGIAGYPEPPYDPANSSSFVLDHHYTQELMPLSTNCVYYNAYKCAARMAAELGRPASEARQYDRAAAALKTAINTHLWMPDKSTYGYFIHGAGPLQGKLDPTQEGIGISYAILFGVASPAQAKSILENAHRSAHGITSSWPHFARYDDAHPGRHNGIVWPLVNGMFACAAAQAGRTDLYRDEAENAALLAAGSGRHFFEIYNGISGAPDGGWQTGSHWPSQPDQTWSATAYLRMIYSGLFGMTFQPNALTFAPTLPAQWGSVQLTGLRYRSAVLNITLNGSGHRISRFLYDGKPRAQPAAPSDATGSHEIVITMKS; encoded by the coding sequence TTGTCGAGCGCAGTCTGCGGACGCGGTGAGCCGGCGCCGTCCGCCGCCCCGGATCCCGTGGTCCGCGCGCCCGTCCTGACGTTTCAGGACCGGATGGCGCAAAGCACTCTTGGCGACGCCTACCAGAACGCGCTGGACAATCTGCTGCGCATCAATACCGTCCCGGATACCGAAAAGGCGCACAATAAGGCGGGGATGATGACCGGCGATCCGGGAATGTTTGTGCGCGCGGGCGGCGGATACAACGAGCCGTGGACGCGGGACGCGTCGCTCAATAGCTGGAACGCGGCGTCGCTCTTGGAGCCCGTCGCGGCGCGCAACACGCTGTGGGCGGTGTGCGAGCGGCATCCCGACGGAACAGTCACCATTCAGCAGGACAATCAGTGGTGGGATAAAGTCATCTGGATCACGGGCGCCTGGTCGCACTACACGGTCACCGGCGACCGCGAATTTTTGGCGTCGGCGTACCAGGTGACGCAAGATGAGCTCGCTCGGATGGAGCGCGACCATTACAGCAAGGAGTTTGGGCTTTTCCAGGGACCGGCGTTCTTTACCGACGGCATTGCCGGCTATCCCGAGCCGCCCTACGATCCGGCCAACAGCAGCAGCTTCGTCCTCGATCATCACTACACCCAGGAGCTGATGCCGCTCAGCACGAACTGCGTGTACTACAACGCCTACAAATGCGCGGCGCGGATGGCGGCGGAACTGGGGCGTCCCGCATCCGAAGCGCGGCAATACGACAGGGCGGCCGCGGCGCTGAAAACCGCGATCAATACGCATCTCTGGATGCCGGACAAATCGACGTACGGCTATTTCATCCATGGCGCCGGACCGCTGCAAGGAAAGCTGGATCCGACGCAGGAAGGGATCGGAATCTCCTACGCCATACTCTTCGGCGTCGCCAGCCCCGCGCAGGCGAAGAGCATCCTGGAGAACGCGCATCGCTCGGCGCATGGGATTACGTCGTCGTGGCCGCACTTCGCCCGCTATGACGACGCGCATCCCGGCCGGCACAACGGGATCGTCTGGCCGCTGGTGAACGGCATGTTCGCCTGCGCCGCCGCGCAGGCCGGGCGAACCGATCTGTACCGGGACGAAGCCGAAAACGCCGCGCTGCTCGCGGCGGGCAGCGGGCGTCACTTTTTCGAAATTTATAATGGAATCTCGGGCGCCCCCGATGGAGGGTGGCAAACGGGGTCGCACTGGCCGTCGCAGCCCGATCAAACCTGGTCCGCGACGGCTTACCTGCGAATGATCTATTCGGGACTGTTCGGCATGACGTTCCAGCCAAACGCCCTCACCTTCGCGCCCACGCTTCCGGCGCAGTGGGGGAGCGTCCAACTGACGGGCCTGCGCTATCGCTCGGCGGTGCTCAACATCACCCTGAACGGAAGCGGACATCGCATTTCGCGTTTTCTCTACGACGGCAAGCCGCGCGCTCAGCCCGCCGCGCCGAGCGACGCGACGGGAAGCCACGAGATCGTCATCACGATGAAGTCCTAA
- a CDS encoding sugar porter family MFS transporter gives MNGVVIGAAIVAALGGLLFGFDTAVISGATDWLTRVYSLSTGMLGFTVSSALIGTLLGSIGVGKPADKFGRREILFLLAVMYFVTAIGCALATNLWVFIAFRFLGGLAVGGASVVSPMYIAEISPAKFRGRLVAVTQFNIVFGILLAYLSNYVISSLSLGEVQYRWMFGVQAVPALAFFALLFTTPQSPRWLIAKGRVDEGRDVLLRCGTNAGNVDALVTEIQESLDIEHHSVAEPFFTRKYAKPILLAVAIAMFNQLSGINALIYYTAQIFKMAGAGTQSAYLQSVIVGVVNLVFTMAAMTVIDKIGRRKLMLVGSVGYIVSLSAAAYFFYTHTGGLLVLASLLVFIAAHAFGQGAVIWVFISEIFPNRVRSQGQALGSFTHWVMAAAISWTFPIIAAYAGWMTFAFYALCSVGQLVWVLTQMPETKGVSLEKIQQQLGIE, from the coding sequence ATCAATGGCGTGGTGATTGGCGCGGCGATCGTCGCCGCGCTCGGCGGCCTGCTCTTCGGTTTCGATACGGCGGTCATCTCCGGCGCCACGGATTGGCTGACCCGAGTGTATTCGCTTTCGACGGGCATGCTGGGGTTTACGGTGTCCAGCGCGCTCATCGGCACGCTGCTTGGGTCGATCGGAGTTGGCAAGCCGGCGGATAAGTTCGGGCGGCGCGAGATCCTCTTCCTGCTCGCCGTGATGTACTTCGTGACGGCGATCGGCTGCGCGCTCGCCACGAATCTCTGGGTCTTTATCGCGTTCCGGTTTTTGGGAGGGCTTGCGGTCGGCGGCGCATCGGTGGTGTCGCCTATGTACATTGCCGAGATCTCGCCGGCGAAATTTCGGGGACGGCTGGTCGCGGTCACGCAGTTCAATATCGTCTTTGGGATCCTGCTCGCGTATCTCTCAAATTATGTGATCAGCAGCCTCAGCCTTGGGGAAGTCCAATATCGCTGGATGTTCGGCGTGCAGGCCGTACCCGCGCTGGCGTTCTTCGCGCTGCTCTTCACGACCCCGCAAAGCCCGCGCTGGCTGATCGCCAAGGGCCGCGTCGATGAGGGCCGCGACGTGCTGCTGCGCTGCGGGACGAACGCCGGCAATGTCGACGCTCTTGTGACGGAAATCCAGGAGTCGCTGGATATCGAGCATCATTCGGTCGCCGAGCCGTTTTTCACGCGCAAATACGCCAAACCGATCCTGCTGGCGGTGGCGATCGCGATGTTCAACCAGCTTTCGGGGATCAACGCCCTGATCTATTACACGGCGCAGATCTTCAAGATGGCGGGCGCGGGAACGCAGTCGGCGTATTTGCAGTCGGTGATTGTCGGCGTGGTAAATTTAGTCTTTACGATGGCGGCGATGACCGTGATCGACAAGATCGGGCGGCGCAAGCTGATGCTGGTCGGCTCCGTCGGGTACATCGTCAGCCTCAGCGCGGCCGCTTACTTCTTCTACACCCATACCGGCGGACTGCTGGTGCTCGCAAGCCTGCTCGTCTTTATCGCCGCCCACGCCTTTGGTCAGGGCGCGGTCATCTGGGTCTTCATCAGCGAGATCTTTCCCAACCGTGTCCGATCGCAAGGGCAGGCGCTGGGCAGCTTCACGCACTGGGTCATGGCCGCCGCGATCTCATGGACATTCCCGATCATCGCGGCCTACGCCGGCTGGATGACCTTCGCCTTCTACGCGCTGTGCAGCGTCGGCCAGCTCGTCTGGGTGCTGACGCAAATGCCGGAGACGAAGGGCGTGTCGCTGGAGAAAATCCAGCAGCAATTAGGGATTGAGTAA
- a CDS encoding PLP-dependent aminotransferase family protein produces MNTTEDNGVRSGTLYEEVAARVTRLIDEGTFQPGDRLSSVRKLSQQLRVSISTVMEAYRVLEDRGLIEARPQSGYYVRLARQDVPAEPAVSHPSPIPTAVRISDFHGMLMRDIGDPKLLHLGAAIPNPELLPIGKLSRTIAAVTRRHGVLSVAYNGPLGAEALRVQIARRALSAGCTLAPDQILTTCGSQEAISLALRAVCSPGDTVAIESPIYYGILQCIEQLGLRALEIPTSPRTGISLEALRYALDENKVSACVVVSNFSNPLGGCMPDDHKRQLAEMLAEREIPLIEDDIYGDLGFADERPKTCKAFDRDGWVILCSSYSKTLAPGYRVGWAAPGRFLDKMTRLKLTSSLACASPTQLAVADFLANGGYDHHLRKTRKVYARQVQLMGQAVGRAFPAGSCVTRPEGGYVLWVECPPRVDSLKLYEWALTAGVTIAPGPLFSAKQKYRNCIRLNAAFWSDDVERAIMRLGQTADAMGK; encoded by the coding sequence ATGAATACCACGGAAGACAATGGCGTCCGGTCCGGGACGCTTTATGAAGAGGTCGCGGCGCGAGTGACGCGTCTCATCGATGAGGGGACGTTCCAGCCCGGCGACCGTCTTTCGTCGGTGCGCAAGCTCAGTCAGCAGCTGCGCGTGAGCATCTCCACGGTGATGGAGGCGTATCGCGTGCTGGAAGACCGGGGCTTGATCGAGGCGCGCCCGCAGTCGGGCTACTATGTGCGGCTGGCCCGGCAGGACGTTCCTGCTGAGCCGGCCGTCTCGCACCCATCCCCCATCCCCACCGCCGTTCGAATCAGCGATTTCCATGGGATGCTGATGCGCGACATTGGCGATCCCAAACTTCTGCATCTGGGCGCCGCCATTCCGAACCCCGAACTGCTGCCGATCGGAAAGCTCAGCCGGACAATCGCGGCGGTCACGCGTCGGCATGGCGTGCTGAGCGTGGCGTACAACGGTCCGCTTGGGGCGGAGGCGCTGCGCGTCCAGATCGCGCGCCGGGCGCTGAGCGCCGGATGCACGCTGGCGCCCGATCAAATCCTCACGACATGCGGAAGCCAGGAGGCAATCAGCCTGGCCCTGCGCGCCGTTTGCAGTCCGGGCGACACGGTGGCGATTGAATCGCCGATTTACTACGGCATTCTGCAATGTATCGAGCAGCTGGGGCTGCGCGCGCTGGAGATCCCCACATCGCCGCGCACCGGGATCAGTCTGGAGGCGCTGCGCTACGCGCTCGACGAAAACAAGGTGAGCGCCTGCGTCGTCGTCAGCAACTTCAGCAACCCGCTCGGCGGCTGCATGCCCGACGACCACAAGCGCCAGCTAGCCGAGATGCTCGCGGAGCGGGAAATCCCGCTGATTGAAGATGACATCTACGGCGACCTCGGATTCGCCGACGAGCGGCCGAAGACCTGCAAGGCGTTCGACCGCGACGGGTGGGTGATCCTGTGCTCATCCTATTCGAAGACGCTCGCCCCCGGATACCGGGTGGGGTGGGCGGCGCCGGGGCGCTTCCTCGACAAGATGACGCGCCTGAAGCTGACGAGCAGCCTCGCCTGCGCGTCCCCGACTCAGCTTGCGGTCGCGGATTTCCTCGCGAATGGCGGCTACGATCACCACTTGCGCAAGACCCGCAAAGTCTATGCGCGGCAGGTGCAGCTGATGGGGCAGGCGGTCGGCCGCGCCTTCCCCGCCGGCTCGTGCGTCACGCGCCCCGAGGGCGGCTACGTGCTCTGGGTGGAATGCCCGCCGCGCGTCGACTCCCTCAAACTATACGAATGGGCGCTGACGGCGGGTGTGACCATCGCTCCCGGACCGCTCTTTTCCGCCAAGCAAAAATACCGCAACTGCATCCGGCTCAACGCCGCCTTCTGGTCCGACGATGTCGAGCGCGCCATCATGCGCCTGGGGCAAACGGCGGACGCCATGGGCAAATAA
- a CDS encoding OB-fold-containig protein, with protein sequence MNATILLNWYYLIFLLPAGVAVVLLLLSTVMSVGDGGADAETDADVDADVEADADGESESEGGGLGGALGWIGVGHAPLTLVMGSLLLGWGFTGFWAVRLLSMKIESPGAFIGPAVLIAAVFAVLIARAVAKISAYIVPKIQTAAVSRESLVGQEASVVYPVSVNGGRAFYYDSNAVLHDVTCRVRPGEPEIGKGRKVILGAYDEATGRFYAEPSPFDQG encoded by the coding sequence ATGAACGCAACAATCCTGCTGAACTGGTACTACCTGATCTTCTTACTGCCGGCGGGCGTCGCCGTCGTCCTTTTGCTCCTCTCCACGGTGATGAGCGTTGGCGATGGCGGCGCGGACGCGGAGACCGACGCCGATGTGGACGCGGATGTTGAGGCTGACGCGGACGGTGAGAGCGAGTCTGAGGGCGGTGGTCTGGGCGGCGCGCTGGGATGGATTGGCGTTGGGCATGCGCCGCTGACATTGGTGATGGGATCGCTGCTGCTGGGATGGGGATTTACGGGGTTTTGGGCAGTGCGTCTGCTGTCGATGAAGATCGAATCGCCGGGGGCGTTTATCGGGCCGGCGGTGTTGATCGCGGCGGTTTTCGCTGTGCTGATTGCGCGCGCCGTGGCGAAGATTTCGGCGTATATCGTACCGAAGATTCAAACTGCGGCGGTATCGCGCGAGTCGCTTGTGGGGCAGGAAGCGAGCGTTGTCTATCCGGTGAGTGTGAACGGAGGACGCGCCTTTTATTACGACAGTAATGCAGTGCTGCATGATGTCACTTGCCGGGTGCGCCCCGGCGAGCCGGAAATCGGCAAAGGGCGCAAAGTAATTTTGGGAGCATATGATGAGGCGACCGGACGCTTTTATGCGGAGCCGTCGCCATTTGACCAGGGATAA
- a CDS encoding helix-turn-helix transcriptional regulator, whose protein sequence is MSDNEEISETDGRSGDTVPAIELSEINLGPKQTPQFAYWNATHRQTYRMLWHVDIVPLPEMPLFLYPMSIGAQETNDPRYRAEGRLRGSQDYCYFCYTLAGTGGFSDKHGVHYLSEGDAFLTEIAAPDTSYFYPGVDRHRWEFLAFNFRGLAARAMVRELVENYGSIYHLSPQSPIIKRLLGFESSAYTTTHPHALDGAEIVLELLLALAASARAHEEPDPAMDLIKRALEIIDSDIELDLNVGTLARRMGVNREYLSRAFQKCLQRSPKEILLEMKMRRASFLLKDTDTSIKEIATRLGYSDYTNFIRAFRSMTKMTPSEFRQHGSIALPEPLRRRDGVE, encoded by the coding sequence GTGAGCGATAACGAAGAAATTTCGGAGACGGACGGACGAAGCGGCGACACGGTGCCAGCAATCGAGCTTTCGGAGATCAACCTCGGGCCGAAGCAGACGCCCCAGTTCGCGTATTGGAACGCAACCCATCGGCAGACTTATCGGATGCTCTGGCATGTGGATATCGTGCCGCTGCCCGAAATGCCGCTGTTTCTCTATCCAATGTCGATCGGCGCGCAGGAAACGAACGATCCGCGTTACCGGGCGGAAGGGCGATTGCGCGGAAGCCAGGATTATTGCTATTTCTGCTATACTCTCGCCGGCACCGGTGGGTTCTCGGACAAGCACGGCGTCCATTACCTCTCGGAAGGTGACGCCTTTTTGACCGAGATCGCGGCCCCGGACACCAGCTACTTCTATCCTGGCGTCGACCGCCATCGCTGGGAATTTTTGGCGTTCAACTTCCGAGGACTGGCCGCTCGGGCGATGGTGCGGGAGTTGGTGGAAAACTATGGATCGATCTACCATCTGAGTCCGCAGTCGCCGATCATCAAGCGGCTGCTCGGCTTCGAATCCTCCGCGTACACCACCACCCACCCCCACGCGCTCGACGGCGCCGAGATCGTCTTGGAGCTGCTCCTCGCGCTCGCCGCCAGCGCCCGCGCCCATGAAGAGCCCGACCCGGCCATGGACCTGATCAAGCGCGCCTTGGAAATCATCGACAGCGACATCGAGCTGGATCTGAACGTGGGAACGCTCGCGCGCCGAATGGGCGTCAACCGGGAGTATCTGTCGCGCGCGTTCCAAAAATGCCTCCAGCGCTCGCCCAAGGAGATCCTGCTGGAGATGAAGATGCGCCGCGCGAGCTTCCTGCTCAAGGACACGGACACCTCCATCAAAGAGATCGCGACGAGATTAGGCTACTCCGACTACACCAACTTCATCCGCGCCTTCCGATCGATGACCAAGATGACACCCAGCGAATTCCGCCAGCACGGCAGCATCGCCCTCCCCGAGCCGCTGCGGCGGCGGGATGGGGTGGAGTGA
- a CDS encoding LacI family DNA-binding transcriptional regulator, which translates to MRISIKDVALRANVSRGTVSHVLNGNVEARIAPETQERVRKAATELGYIPNQMAKSLFRGKTQLIGVLMTGIENPFFTELLGASETAIAEAGYRRLVDASIPYIAKARPEILSVWPVDGILMHAAIGRVSEGVLGAPVSHVPVVYLDSPVDAHRDTVQFDLRPGMAAAADHLLSRGHRLIGIVSPYDPFDLFMKQRHQALNAAAQELGARIVSLKLDENSRRGALNLGLRIAAMPSSERPTALLCHNDHLAIGVYHGVRRAGLRVPEEIAIVGVDGIEEADCLDKPLSTIKTPVEELCRIAVTMLRERIEGAVDCPPRHRTVASVFQPKGTT; encoded by the coding sequence ATGCGAATATCAATCAAAGATGTGGCGCTGCGCGCGAATGTGTCACGTGGGACCGTATCGCATGTGCTGAACGGCAATGTCGAGGCGAGAATCGCGCCGGAGACGCAGGAGCGGGTCCGGAAGGCGGCCACCGAGCTTGGATACATTCCCAACCAGATGGCGAAGTCGCTCTTTCGCGGCAAGACCCAGCTGATCGGCGTTTTGATGACCGGGATCGAAAATCCGTTCTTTACCGAGCTGCTCGGCGCCAGCGAAACGGCGATTGCGGAGGCGGGATATCGGCGGCTGGTGGACGCCTCCATTCCCTATATCGCGAAGGCGCGCCCGGAAATTCTTTCCGTGTGGCCGGTGGATGGAATTCTGATGCATGCGGCCATTGGCCGTGTTTCGGAGGGTGTTTTGGGCGCGCCGGTGTCTCATGTGCCGGTGGTATATCTGGACTCTCCCGTTGACGCCCACCGCGACACGGTGCAGTTCGATTTGCGGCCCGGCATGGCGGCGGCGGCGGACCATCTTCTTTCCCGCGGGCACAGGCTCATCGGGATTGTCAGCCCTTACGATCCGTTCGATCTTTTTATGAAGCAGCGGCATCAGGCGCTGAACGCCGCCGCACAGGAACTGGGCGCGCGGATCGTCTCGCTGAAGCTGGATGAGAACAGCCGGCGCGGCGCGTTAAATCTTGGCCTGCGGATCGCGGCCATGCCTTCGTCCGAGCGCCCGACGGCGCTGCTGTGCCACAACGATCACCTCGCCATCGGGGTTTATCATGGAGTGCGCCGCGCCGGGCTGCGCGTGCCCGAGGAGATCGCGATCGTGGGGGTGGATGGGATCGAAGAGGCGGATTGCCTGGATAAGCCGCTGTCGACGATTAAAACCCCGGTCGAGGAGCTCTGCCGGATTGCGGTGACCATGCTTCGCGAGCGGATCGAAGGCGCCGTGGACTGTCCGCCACGCCATAGGACCGTGGCGAGTGTTTTTCAGCCGAAGGGAACGACGTAA